GCTAGATATAAGGTGTTTGAGTATTGTATTCAACTGAGAGGAGTGAAAGAGAAATTACGAAAAACTAGTGAGCGTCTTGATTGTTTATAAAGGCAATTTTGCCTAAAATTTTATTCTGATTTGGATGCTAGAATAAGATGTGCTTTACGTGTTTGTAATTATTATATTTCTCTTCTCACACTTTTTACACATGTCAACTATCCTCCGCTGCTTCTTTATATGCTAACAATTCCTCCATAAATTTAGTATAAGCGGGTTACCGACATATGCCAAGGAATAGATTCCATGCTTCAACTTTGCGAGTCACCAATAAAgctcaaaagaaaaatatccCATACCTCAACTGTTAATGTTAGAATATATTATTAGACTCGACAAATCGAgcttctcccttttttttttaccctatCAATAGAGAAACGGTGAGATTTAAGAATTGAAAAAGGCAAATGAAAGATTTGAACCCAAAATATCTAAATTCTGAGATTTCACCCTTAATCACTTTATTAAGGGGGACCAAGCTTATGCCCTTTGTTAGAGTCAATCTCCACCAATATGAGTTTGCAGCAACCTCTTAGAAGAGATGCATAATAAGGTGGATTGTTCTTGCAACTTGGTCcgacattttctttttccccttctcTTCTTCCATTGCCAGAGACCAAATTGAGAGAGGGAAGGGGGAGGGCAGGAGGAGAAGGAATATATCTCGTAAAACTTGAATATTGGTCCCACGATTACTGGAAACTGTGGACGCCATGATTTTTGTTCGCTAACTCAAGCACACTCTATCTTGATTTGCTTGGAATCTGGAGATATTCTAGAATACAAATTACAATCAGAAATTGACCTATCTAAAAAGAATAAGAATCTACCCTCTTGGCCATAACTTAATTCACTAGATTATGAAGAATAACTTTGGAAATTGACCAGCACTAACATTTTCCCTCTACAAAATGTGGCAATGAACTTATAAATCAAGCTGTGCATACTTTTTTCATCGAGACCatcttatttcttttttcttgtctcTATTTGTATACAAAAATCTGAAGCAATACATAGATAGattcaaaaaaattcaccaatggcTCAAGAGGGGCCTCTATCTGCTGAACTTGATATGCTTAGTCATGTTCTGAGGCTGGTGGAGGCTTTTCGGGCTTTCGACGCTGACAGTGATGGCCAAATTTCTGCAGCAGAGCTTGGTGGGATCATGGGATCACTAGGATACAATCCAGCTGAGGCAGATATTCAGGCTATGATGCAAAAAGGTGACACTAACAAAGATGGACTGCTAAGCATTACAGAGTTTCTTGATTTGAACACCAAGGACCTTGGACTTGGTGGCCTCTCAACTATTCTCAGGAGGGTTTTTGCAGCCTTGGATTTTCAGGGGGAAGAGTTTGTGACCGGTGAAGAACTGTTTGAAGTTGTGGAAAATATGGGACAAGATTTGTCTCTTCAAGATTGCCAGAGTATTATTGCTTCTGTTGATGGGGATGGAGATGGAGCTATAAGTTATGAGGACTTCAAGCTTATTGTCAAAGCCCTCCTCTAGAATTCTGTTCTGGTTTTCCATATCTAATGGACAAATACAACAGGCATAAAGCAGTAGTACTAGTTTGTAACCCATGCATAAGCATGGATATGTATTTGTTTCAAAAATAAGGAATAAGAACATAAAATAATGTTACTtcagttattttattttttgaaatatgttTTTTACTTTAGGTTAACATTTGTAAGTACTAGAAAATGAAAACTTAGATCTAATATACATGACCATTTTCCCGATATCAATCGACCTAACTTCGAATCCTCTAGTACATCTTTATTCTTGTAAATATGCTTACAAACTTCTATTTGTTTTGCCTTCACTTTAGAATGTGTGGACAAATTTATGCTATCACTATCAAATTCCAAAGCATATCTATAGTCCTTCAATCATTTCCAAACAAGAGGAATATTATACAATTTCGTACAGATTTGCTGTTCTCGTATGAATTAATTTGCCGTTTCGATACAAATTACTGATCAACAGTTCGAGATCAAAGGTATTGCTTAGCCAAATTGGCCATATAACATGAAGTTCAGGAAGTAACAATCGAAGCCTGGAAATTCGTTTCCTAATGAAGACATCTAAAACTTGGCAAGCAAAATTCCTCAAGAGAAGCATATCAATGTCAATGAAATGGTTGATtccttttatcccttttatctTTGAAACCTTATACTCAACTAACGTACAAGCATTTAAATGACAGTTAATAAGGGGATCAGAGCCAAAAAAGTGGAATACCGTATAATGCTAACTTTGACATACCGTGGAACCTTATCCTGACTCCAGGGACTGTAACTCAATGTGAATAACCATCAGGATCACCATCCTCCCCGAGAAATATCATGTCCTTGTCTTCAGAAGATAGTTTGTATCATAGTGCATAAGACAATTGCATCCCCTGCTCCACAACAGATGAGACCTGCCTTTCAGTTGCATTATAAAAATTCTGAAATCTGCATCTCATATACCAGAAAACAGATGATAAAACAGAGCATCCATATTCCACAGACAGTAAAATTAACATATCAAGCactaacaaaagaaaaaagcgACTGAATCTCTCAATTCATAAGATTAGAAAAGCATTTTCATGCAGGTTAATATGAATAGCATGCAAAAATTATCCAGCTTAGTAGCAGCCAAAGCAACTTATAAGCCATATCTTTAGTTCCTGCACATACTTTGCTCATAAGCCCATTTCATAGAGATACCTTCCTCGCAAATATGGTCTAATCACCCAACTTATGTTTGAGGACAAGTGACAAAAAAATGCAACATAAATTACATTGACAGAAAAGAACAGGTCTTGAAACTGGTACATGCGAAAAGAAGGGGGCTTCTTCTACATTTTAATCAGGAAAATGCAGCAAagtgagaaaataaataacttcaaaaacagctttggaaaattaaaaaaaaaaaaaaccccaaagAAAGTAAGAACTAGATATAAAAGATCAGCAACAAGGTTTGGCCATTGCAGGAAAATTGTTAGCAGCTGAAACACAATGTAGCAACCCACGCCTTTTAGTACAGCCCattacaccaatattatttCAAGTAATCGATTAATATTACTGTCAAAGAAGTTGCGAATGTCAGCTTCAGTAAAACAACACTTGACAGGCTTTGTTCTATGTTCTCTGTAGTTGGACAACTCCAGCAGGGTTGGTTCTAGTGTTCAGAATTTACTAACAATGAAAAGCTAAGGGAAAAAATGCAGATATGATATGGTACATACAGCAGAATAATAACCTTAAGTATATTCGTCACCCTTTTCTAACTCCCTCCAAGCTAAAGATTGACTGAACAACTGATTGCACATATATAAACAATTATAACATGTATTCATATATAACCATGACTATCCATGGGACCTCAAAATTTAAATCCAAAGCAGGACAATGGTCTAAAACGTTTTTACACTTCTAAATTGGCTGCTAGGCTCCATCTAggatttgaaatgaaagtaaCAATTTTATCCTACTTACAAGAAAATTCTCCAATTTATACAAATGCTGAAACTTTTCAATaaattcaaaatcacaaactatATTTCCGGATCTAGTTTCATTTCCTAATTCCAATAAACAAACATTACATGCAAGCTAAAGTACTAAAACcatgaaaaataaagaaaaagagccTTCACAATTTACTTCTTAAGTGATATGCCATATTGAGGTTCTCCACAAAAGGATAAACAACAAGTCTTTCAGAAGAAGTGATAGAAATCCAATTAACAGCAGAGAATTTCTATGAACTGCTACAATTATCAATCAAACTTCCATATGGACCGTGGCTTCCTCCGCCAGGACCAAAGATCTTTGAGGGATTCGCAAAAATATGACCAACGGAGTTCCCCCAATACCCAGTTCAAAAGTGAACTCAAATAGTTTTAGTTCCAGCAGACAAAAGTCTAGGTGCCAAAAACTGCAGCGCCAAAAGTTGCAAATAATGTGAAGGTCCTCTTTATCTCCCATCCATAAACTTCTTGCTATCAGGATCAATCTTCAGCATCAACATAAGTAGAGAAGGATTCTTCTGTTTTTCAGTAGCTAAACCAAGCAAAATGGAAAAAGTAGCTGAATCCAATGATAATCTTCTGCGAACCATTTCTTCATGATACACCAATGCGTCCTCATAATGACCTCCCTTAAGGAGTCCTTGCAGAATGACATTGTATGTAACACTATTTGCCAAGCAACCCTTCTCTTCCATTCTTCCAACGAGCTCTTTGCCTTCGATGAGCAGACCTTCTGAAAGCAGGCCAGCAATCATGGTGTTGTATGTTATGACATCAGGGTCCAATCCTTTAAGGGAGAGATTTTTGAAAAGATCTCCGGCACTATCGAGCCTCCTGCATTTACACAACCCATCAAGCATGATATTGTACATTTCAATGTAAAGATCTGTTCCATTGGCTTCAGTTGCATGAAATAACTCCAATGCTTCATCGACATGTCCAGTCTTGCATAATCCATCCAGTACCACACAGTAAGTGTGAAAATCAGGCTTCATGCCAGAAGCTTGCATCTCCTTGAAAATTTCTCGTGCACTAAGATACCTTCCTGAACTAAATAACCCGTGCAACACAGTGTTATAAATAACAATATTAGGTGTTAAACCTTTATGTGGAATCTCTCGAAAGAGCTTCATGGCTGCATTCACTTTCTTGGTCTTGTAATAGGCATTTATCAGAATACCATAGCAATGGAGATCGGGTGTAAGGCCACTAGCAACCATGGTATTGAAAACTCTACTTGCGTCATCTATTCGACTCTGTAAACAGTACCCATCCATTAAGGAACTGTATGTGACCAGGTCGGGATTTTGATCTTGCTGGATCATGATCTGGACTACCTCTTCAGCATCTTCTATATGCCCTTCCTTACATAGTGCATCCACCACTATATTGAAAGTAATAACATTTGGAACAATTTTACAAACCTTCATCTCCGCAGAGAGCTTGTCAACATCCTTCCATTTACTTAAACTGCAGAAACCTTGAATCAAACAACTGTAAGTGACAACATTCGGGGGAATGTCCTTTTCAATCATCTCCTGTAAGAGGGCAAGAGCTTCATCAACCATTTTATGCTTGCACAAGCTATCAATGACGGTATTATAAATAATTGCAGTCGGTTTACAAGGACTTCCTCGTTTTTCCATTGCTCTGAGGAATTCAATGGCTATTTGAGTGTTTCCTGCCTTACAGAGCCCATCTATCACAATGGCCAACATAGTTTCATTGGGTTTACAAAGTTTTTCCTTGATCATCTTTTTGAACAATTCTTGTGCCTGAGGAACCTTTTGTTCTCGAAAAAGTCCCTTAAGCAAAGTGCCAAAGGTGACTACATTGGGAACAAAACCACGTTTGAAGAAGCCAGCCAATGTAGAAAAAGCTAAATCCA
This sequence is a window from Coffea eugenioides isolate CCC68of chromosome 7, Ceug_1.0, whole genome shotgun sequence. Protein-coding genes within it:
- the LOC113777002 gene encoding pentatricopeptide repeat-containing protein At1g63330-like, whose translation is MQRRSSSAVRVSIARSQEAAASLGTTAPAGGTTLASFLSASPNHKPHLAFYSAISSKFKSSSEKALKFQPELRNDINNVNSLDDALSLFERMVRVRPLPSVIQFNQLLTCIVKMKNHYSSVVSLFRDMCVQGIPVDERTLNVVINCYCVVGRVDLAFSTLAGFFKRGFVPNVVTFGTLLKGLFREQKVPQAQELFKKMIKEKLCKPNETMLAIVIDGLCKAGNTQIAIEFLRAMEKRGSPCKPTAIIYNTVIDSLCKHKMVDEALALLQEMIEKDIPPNVVTYSCLIQGFCSLSKWKDVDKLSAEMKVCKIVPNVITFNIVVDALCKEGHIEDAEEVVQIMIQQDQNPDLVTYSSLMDGYCLQSRIDDASRVFNTMVASGLTPDLHCYGILINAYYKTKKVNAAMKLFREIPHKGLTPNIVIYNTVLHGLFSSGRYLSAREIFKEMQASGMKPDFHTYCVVLDGLCKTGHVDEALELFHATEANGTDLYIEMYNIMLDGLCKCRRLDSAGDLFKNLSLKGLDPDVITYNTMIAGLLSEGLLIEGKELVGRMEEKGCLANSVTYNVILQGLLKGGHYEDALVYHEEMVRRRLSLDSATFSILLGLATEKQKNPSLLMLMLKIDPDSKKFMDGR
- the LOC113778736 gene encoding probable calcium-binding protein CML29, translating into MAQEGPLSAELDMLSHVLRLVEAFRAFDADSDGQISAAELGGIMGSLGYNPAEADIQAMMQKGDTNKDGLLSITEFLDLNTKDLGLGGLSTILRRVFAALDFQGEEFVTGEELFEVVENMGQDLSLQDCQSIIASVDGDGDGAISYEDFKLIVKALL